The following nucleotide sequence is from Streptomyces sp. HUAS CB01.
CCTGGGAAGTCGCTTGTCAGTTGCTCAAGCAGCACGACCATGGCAGCCGGCGAGCCGGGTGCCATAGGTAAAGACGAAGGTCGAGTGCTTGCGCATGGGGGTCAGTATGGCCCCCGTGCCCCCGCCGGGGCCAATACGGGTTCGGATGGTGAGACGAGGAGCGGTACCGCGGCGCCGGTAGAATCGACTACAGAGCCCCCTCCTCCCACCGCCGGAAGGCCGCCGTAGTGTCATCTGCGTCCCCCGCTGCCGCGCCCGACGTCACCAACCCGGACGTGGTCCTCGTTGTCGACTTCGGCGCGCAGTACGCCCAGCTCATCGCCCGCCGCGTCCGTGAGGCGCGCGTCTACAGCGAGATCGTCCCGTCCACCATGCCGGTGCAGGAGATGCTGGCCAGGAAGCCGGCGGCGATCATCCTCTCCGGCGGTCCGTCCTCCGTGTACGCGGAGGGCGCCCCGCGCCTCGACCGTGCGCTGTTCGAGGCCGGCGTCCCCGTCTTCGGCATGTGCTACGGGTTCCAGCTGATGGCGCAGACGCTCGGCGGCACCGTCGACAACTCCGGCGCCCGCGAGTACGGCCGCACCGACCTGCACGTCAGCAAGTCCGGCTCCACCCTCTTCGAGGGCACCCCCGTCGAGCAGCAGGTCTGGATGTCGCACGGCGACGCCTGCTCCGCGGCCCCCGAGGGCTTCACCGTCACCGCCTCCACGGCCGTCGTGCCCGTGGCCGCGTTCGAGAACGACGAGAAGAAGCTCTACGGCGTCCAGCACCACCCCGAGGTGATGCACTCGACGTACGGTCAGCAGGTCCTGGAGCACTTCCTCTACCGCGGCGCCGGCATCGAGCCGACGTGGACGACCGGAAACGTGATCGAGGAGCAGGTCGCCGCGATCCGTGAGCAGGTCGGCGACAAGCGCGCCATCTGCGGACTGTCCGGCGGTGTCGACTCCGCCGTCGCGGCCGCGCTCGTGCAGAAGGCCATCGGCTCGCAGCTGACCTGCGTGTACGTCGACCACGGTCTGATGCGCAAGGGCGAGACCGAGCAGGTCGAGAAGGACTTCGTCGCCGCGACCGGCGTCTCCCTGAAGGTCGTCGACGCCGAGCAGCGCTTCCTGGACGCGCTCGCCGGGGTCTCCGACCCCGAGGAGAAGCGGAAGATCATCGGCCGGGAGTTCATCCGGGTCTTCGAGCAGGCCCAGGCCGAGATCGTCGCCGAGGCGGCGGGCGAGCACGGCGAGCAGCCGGTGCAGTTCCTGGTGCAGGGCACGCTCTACCCGGACGTGGTGGAGTCCGGCGGCGGCACGGGCACGGCGAACATCAAGTCGCACCACAACGTCGGCGGCCTCCCCGAGGACCTCGAGTTCGAGCTGATCGAGCCGCTGCGGAAGCTGTTCAAGGACGAGGTCCGGATGGTCGGCCAGGAACTGGGCCTGCCCGAGGAGATCGTCCAGCGCCAGCCGTTCCCCGGCCCCGGCCTCGGCATCCGCATCGTCGGCGAGGTCACCAAGGAGCGCCTGGACCTGCTGCGCGAGGCCGACGCCATCGCCCGCGAGGAGCTGACCGCCGCCGGTCTCGACCGTGACATCTGGCAGTGCCCGGTGGTCCTCCTCGCCGACGTCCGCTCCGTCGGCGTCCAGGGCGACGGCCGCACCTACGGCCACCCGATCGTGCTCCGCCCGGTCTCGTCGGAGGACGCGATGACGGCGGACTGGACGCGCATGCCGTACGACGTGCTGGCGAAGATCTCGACCCGCATCACCAACGAGGTCGCCGACGTGAACCGCGTCGTCCTCGACGTGACGTCGAAGCCGCCGGGCACCATCGAGTGGGAGTGAACCCTCTCACGAGTCAACGCCGACGCCGTCGCTCATTCGTTTGAGCGGCGGCGTCGCCGTTCACGGTGGGTAGTCTGATCGTACGTACCAGACTCACGTCCATGGGAGCACTCATGAGCGCAGAGATCTCGCACCACTGGCCGGTGCCGCCGCGAGAGGGCTACACCGTGGAGGACCTGCTCACCCTGCCCGATCTCCCGCCGCACACCGAGCTGATCGACGGGAGCCTGGTCTTCGTGAGTCCGCAGCGCTATTTCCACAGCATTGCGGTCGACCTGCTGGTGCAAGGGCTGCGGAGCACGGCGCCCCCCGAACTGAAAGTCGTCCGGGAGATGACCGTCGTGCTCGACAAGCGCAACGGTCCCGAGCCGGACGTCTCGGTCGTCCGTGCCGCCGCCGCGCGGAGCCGGGAACAGACCTACTTCCAGGTCAGGGACGTCCTGCTGGCGGTCGAGGTGGTCTCGCCGGATTCCGAGGCGCGCGACACCGACACCAAGCCGCACAAGTACGCGGGCGCGGGCATCCCGTACTTCTGGCGTGTCGAGATGGCCGGTGACGAGCAGCCGGTCGTCCATGTCTTCGAGCTCGACAAGGAATCGCGCGTCTATGTGCCGGGCGGCACGTTCCGCGACCGGCTCAAGGTCTCCGTCCCCTTCGACATCGACATCGACCTGGCCGGCATCGACCGGCTCTGAGCCCGGACTTCACCCCGCGGCCCGCGCCCGCCCCTCACCCCTCTTCCAGCGCGAAGTCCTCGTAGTGGAAGCCCGGCGCCACCACGCAGGTCACCAGCACCGGTTCGTCGCCCGCCGGCTCGGCGGACTGCCAGGTGCCCGCCGGGACGAGGAGCTGGGGCCGCTCGCCCGACTCGACGGAGGGGCCCAGGACCAGGGTCGTCGCGGTGCCGTCCGGCTTGTCGCCGGTGCCGGCCAGGTGCAGCCGCAGCGGGCCGCCGCGGTGCCAGAGCCACACCTCGTCGGAGCGGACCCGGTGCGGGCGCGAGCGTTCGCCGGGGTGGAGCAGGAAGTAGATCCCGGTGGCGTAGGCGCGCTCGCCGGGATAGCCGGGCGGAGCGGTCGAGCCCGCCGTGCGCCACGTCTCGCGGAACCACCCGCCTTCGACGTGCGGTTCCAGCCCGAGGAGCTCGACGAGTGGGGAAGCCGGTGCGGTCATGTGCCCATTGTCGTCCGGTCCCGCGCAAGGTGCGCGCCGTATATGGCCAGTTGGCGCAGCCGGAGGTACCTTCCGCGCCATGACCGACATGCCGGTGCCGGAGCCGATACCCGTCGAGCGGCTGCACTTCGCGATGCCGCCGGTGCACGAGTCCGTGGTGGACGAGCGCGTGTACCGGAAGCAGCGGCTGGCCGGCGCGCTGCGGCTGTTCGCCCGCCTCGGGTACGAGGAGGGCGTCGCCGGGCACATCAGCGTGCGGGACCCGGAGGTGCCGGACTGCTTCTGGGTCAACCCGTTCGGGGAACCGTTCGCCACGATGACCGCGGGCAGTCTGGTCCTGGTCAACGGCGACGGCCAGGTCGTCCTCGGCACCCGGCACGTCAACCAGGCCGCGTTCGCCGTGCACGCCGCGGTCCACCGGGCCCGGCCCGGGGCCGTCGCCGTCGTGCACACCCACTCCGTCCACGGCCGGGCACTGGCCGCGCTCGGCGAGCTGCTGGACCCGATCACCCAGGAGGCGTGCGCCTTCTACGAGGACCACGCGCTGTACGACGCCTGCACGGGCGTGACCGTCGACGTCGAGGAGGGCGGGCGTGTCGCGGCCGCTCTCGGCCACCACAAGGCCGTCGTCCTGCGCAACCACGGGCTCCTCACGGTCGGGGACTCGGTGGACGCGGCCGCCTGGTGGTTCGTCTCCATGGAACGCTGCGCGCAGGTGCAGCTGACCGCCCGGGCCGCCGGGAAGCCGGTGCTCATCGACCACCGCCAGGCGGTCGCGATCCGTGAACAGCTCGGCGGCGATCTCGTCGCCTGGATCAACTACCAGCCCCTGTGGCGTCGGATCGCCGCCGAGGAACCCGAACTCATGTCGTAGTACGTCAATTCGATCGTGCGCAAATCACCCTCGCGTCGGCTTCCCGGTGCGTGCGGACCCCTTCCCGTACGGCACAATTCCTTGGAATCACGGGGTAGTTGCCGAAGCTGCCTACCGGGGAAGGGTGCGTCGCCGTGGCGGTGCAGGAAGCGGGACAGAGCGTGCACGGCGGTGGCTGCACCTGCGGCGACTGCCCGCACGGCAGACGTGAGGGACACCGGAGGGCCGTCGCCCGGTTCCTGGCCAGGCGCGACGAACTCGCCGGGGGGCGAGGGCTGCCCGCCCAGGTCGCCGCCTCCGCGGGCGGCACCCGCCAGTGGATCTCCGACGAGCTGACCGAGTCGGCCCGCGCCGTCGCCGAGCGCAGCCGCGCCGCCGGTGAGTCATGGCTCACCCTCGTCCGGCGGCGCACCCTGGTGGTGGTCTGGGGTTCGGTCGTGCTGCTGCTCCTCGTCCAGTCCGTGACCGCGATCGGCTCCGGCTGGACCGTGGCGCGCACGGCCGGCCTCGCCGCCGCGGCCTGTCTCGCCGGGCTGCTCACCGCGGCGGCCTGGCTCCACCGGGCGCACGGCGGACTGCTCGCACCGCTCGTCGGCGAGGACAACCGGCTGTCGACTTCACGGGCCGTGGCCGCCGTGTGGGTGCTGTTCGCCGCCTATGCCGTGCTGTTCCTGGCGTTCCGGATCGCCGCGTCGGTCCCCGCCGGACTCGGCCTCGCCCGGAGCGCCGGACTGCTCACGATCGTGGCGGCCGTCTCCCTGGTCGCCGTCGTCGTACGCCGTGTGGTCACCGTGCGCGTCATCACCCAGCGGCTGCAGAAGGTGGAGGCGGACCGGCCCCGCCCCGCGGACCTGGTGTGCGACGACGCGGGCCGCGGCAGCTTCTCCGACGCGCAGTACGTCCTCGTCGGGGCGGTCGCCCTCGTGTGCTCGGCCGTGCTGTTCGCCCGCCGGCCCGACCGGCTGCCGGAGCTGCCGTGGGGCCTGACCGTGCTGGTCCTGGTCTCGGCGGCGGTCTACCTCGCCGGGAAGTACGCCGAGGGCGGCCGCCCGGTCGTCCTGTCCGTCGTCCGCGCCCGCGAGCCCGGCGGCCTCGACGGCCCCGTCCGTATCGGCGACGACATCGAGATCCGGGGCGCCGGGTTCGTGCCGCCGGGCGCCGGGAGCCCCGAGCGGCTCGCCCTGATGACCGTCCGGATCGGAGCGGTCCACGTCCATGTGCCGCTGGTCCCGGTGCCCGGCGGATTCACCAGCCCCAGTGATACGAGCATCACGGTCCCGGTGCCGGCCGAGGTCGAGCCCGGCAGGGTCGACGTGCAGGTCGTGACGGCGGCGGGCGCGGAGTCGAACCGGGTGACCGTCGACGTCGTCGACTGAACGGGCTGAGCCGTACGGCCGTCGCCCCCGTATGCACGAGGGCGGGACGTGGGGAGAATCGTCCCAGCCGGGTGAGACACGGAGGCGACGATGACGCATGTGTACCGGACGACGGCGACGTACGCGGCCGACGGCGCGAGCACCAACTGGAAGGAGCGCGCGGCACGCTACTCGCTGCTGCCGCTGCGGCTGTTCCTGGGAGCGACCTTCGTCTACGCAGGACTGGACAAGCTCTTCGACAGCGCGTTCCTGTCCGCGAGCGGGACCGGTTCCATCGGCGCGCTGATGGAGAACGTGCGGAACAGCTCCGCCGTGCCCGCACTCGTGGACGTCGCCCTGAAGAACCCCGAGGGCTTCGGCTACGCGATGGCCTTCGGGGAACTGGCCGTCGGCATCGGCACCCTGCTGGGGCTGCTCGCACGGCTGGCCGCCCTCGGCGGGGCGCTGATCTCGCTGAGTCTGTGGCTGACCGTCAGCTGGCAGACCGAGCCGTACTACTACGGGAACGACCTGGCCTACCTGATGGCCTGGCTGCCGCTGGTGCTCGCCGGCGCCTCCGTGTTCTCGCTGGACGCGGCCATCGCGGAACGGCGCCGGCGCAACCGGTAGTGGACGAAGGTGACGACGGCGGCCAGGATCAGGCCGCCGGACATCACCGGGACGGCCGTGAACCACGGGGTCCGCCAGGCCCCGGTCGCGTCGCCCAGATAGGCAGCGGCGGTCCCCAGGGCCGCCGCGCCCGCGATCAGCCTGCCCGGACGGAACTCATGACGCAGCACGGGTGACCTCCACCTGTCCGAGCGCGACCGCCAGATCGAGGTCGAGCGTGCCCGCGGGCTTCGCGCCGGCGGGCGGAGCGAGCGTACGCGTACGGTCCCGGTCCGGGGCGACGTCCACGTCGTTCACCGGATCCCCCGGCAGCCGCACGTCGCCGACGCCCGCGCGCGCCCGGATCCGCACCGTGGCGTCCTCGGGCACCACGACCCGCAGCCGGCCCGCGCCGACCTCCGCGACGGTGCTCACCGTCTTCTCCGGCGGCACGGCCACCCGGCTGAGGTCGAGCGTGGCCATGCCGGAGCCCAGCCGGTACTGCGGCGCGACGGCCGCGGCGGTCGCGGGCCGCCACTCGGTCCGCATCCACTGCGTGCTGATCTCCTTGGGCAGCACGGAGGCGCCCACCAGCAGCACGGACGTGACCACGGTCAGCAGGATCGTGCCCCCGCCGATCCGGCCGAGGAGACTGCCGACGACCAGGCCCAGCCCGAACACGGCCAGCGCGCAGGCGAGCCCGGTCTGCAGGCTCGTGCCCAGCGGCTGGGACTCCCAGGACAGCCCGGTGCCCAGCCCGCCCGCCACCAGAGCCAGCAGGAGGACGAACCCGGCGATGCCGCGCGGCCCTCGGGGGCGCCGGGCCGGGGCGGCGCCGCGCCGGTCGCGGGGGAGGGCCGCGGCACCGGGCGACGCGTCGGGCGGCCCCCACAGATAGCCGGTCGCCACAGGTCCCGTGGTGCCGTCCTTGACGATCGGGTCCCGCCACCAGGAGGGGCTGTCGGGCGTCGGGGGCGCCTTGGCCTCCGGAGGGGCCTCCGCCACGGCGTGCGCGGTCGCCGCATCCCGGGGGCCGCCGTCCGGGGCCGCCGCCGTACGCCGCCGCGACCACACGGCGGCACCCCCGACGGCGAGCGACAGCAGTGCGGAGAACGCGAGCGTCCCGTCGTTGCCCAGCATCGACAGGAACAGCCCGCAGCCGAGAAGCGCCAGCAGCACGGCGGCCAGGGCGGCCCCGTCGACCCGGCCGGACAGGGCCCGCCGCGCCTCGTTCTCCTCCTCACCCTCCAGCGGGATCAGCAGCCAGGCGAAGCCGTAGAAGATCAGACCGATGCCGCCGGTCACCGACAGCACACCCATGGCGATGCGGAAGATCACCGGGTCGACGTCGCAGTACCGGCCGAGGCCGCCGCAGACCCCGCCGACGACCTTGTGCCGCGCGGTCCGGCGCAGCAGCACGGGCGGGAACCGGTGCTCCGGCGGCGGCGCGGTGTGTGGGGCGGTCGGCTGTGTCATGCCTCCATGGTGACGGGCCGCCACCTCGGGCGGCAGCCGTCCCGACCCTGGCCCTTCCCTGATATTGCACCCCCGGGGCCCCCGAGGTTCAGGGTCTCTCTCAGGGACGGCCCTGATGCCCGCGCCGCCGGGCGCGTGTGACCATCGGGGCATGCCCGTCGCCGCCGCCCGTCCGCCCGAGACCGAGGAGCCCGCCGCCCGCAGGCTGTACCGCAGCGCGGAGGGCCGCTGGCTGGGCGGTGTGGCACGCGGGCTGGCAGGCCACCTCGGCCTGCCCGTGATCTGGGTCCGGCTCGTGTTCCTCGGGCTCTTCATGGCGGACGGCCTCGGCGCGCTGCTCTACGCGGTGTTCTGGATCGCCGTGCCCCTCGGCGTCGGCGGCAGGTCGGCCGAGCCCAAGCCGGTCTTCGAGACCGCGCCCGACGGCAGACGGCGGCTGCGCAAGCCCGACAAGGGTCAGCTGTTCGCGCTGGTCGCCCTGCTGATCGGCGCGGTCGTCTTCGTCACCAACATCGATCTCGGCGGCCCCGCGAACCGGTACGTCTGGCCGGTGCTGCTGACGGGCGCCGGTGTCGTGCTGGTGTGGCGGCAGGCGGACAACGCCCGCCGGGCGCAGTGGACCGGCGACGACCGGCGCCGCAGGCTGCTGCAGCTGGCGCGCGGTCTGGCGGGCGTCGCGCTGGTCGGCATGGGCCTCACGGTCTTCGTGGTCGTCCGGGGCTCCGCCGCGCAGCTCGGGAACGTCCTGACCGCCGCCCTGGCCGTGATCGTCGGTGTCGCCCTGCTGGCCGGCCCGTGGCTGGTGCGCATGACGCAGGACCTCTCCGAGGAGCGCCTCATGCGCATCCGCGCCCAGGAGCGCGCCGAGGTCGCCGCCCACGTCCACGACTCCGTACTGCACACCCTCACCCTGATCCAGCGGAACGCGGACGACGCGGGCGAGGTGCGCCGGCTCGCCCGCGCCCAGGAGCGCGAGCTGCGCAACTGGCTGTACCGGCCGGAGGGCACCGGCAAGGAGGAGGACGAGGAGCCCACCACGCTCGCGGACGCGGTGAAGCGCGCCGCGGCGGAGGTCGAGGACAAGCACGGGGTCCCGCTGGAGGTCGTGGTCGTCGGGGACTGCCCGCTCGACGAGAAGCTGACGGCGCAGATGCAGGCCGCGCGCGAAGCGATGGTCAACGCCGCGAAGTACGGTGGCGAGGGAGGTGCCGTCCAGGTGTACGCGGAGGTCGAGGGCCGTACGGTGTTCGTCTCGGTGCGCGACCGGGGACCGGGGTTCGATCCCGACGCGGTACCTGAGGACCGCATGGGCGTACGAGAATCGATCGTCGGCCGTATGCAGCGCAACGGAGGGACGGCGCGGTTGCGGTCCGTGCCCGGCGGGGGCACCGAAGTGGAGCTGGAGATGGAGAGGGCGGACGGATGACCGAGCAGACCGACGCAGCCGAGGGGACGGAGCGCCGGGTACGGGTCGTACTCGTCGACGACCACCGGATGTTCCGCGCGGGGGTGCAGGCCGAGATCGGCAGGACCGCCGAGACCGGCGTCGAGGTCGTCGGCGAGGCGGCCGACGTCGACCAGGCCGTCACGGTGATCACGGCGACCCGGCCCGAGGTGGTGCTCCTCGACGTGCATCTGCCCGGCGGCGGAGGCGTGGAGGTGCTGCGCCGCTGTGCCGGACTGGTGGCGGCCTCCGAGCACCCCGTCCGGTTCCTGGCCCTGTCCGTCTCGGACGCGGCCGAGGACGTCATCGGGGTGATCCGCGGCGGTGCCCGCGGCTATGTGACCAAGACGATCACCGGTGCCGATCTGGTCGACTCGATCTTCCGGGTCCAGGAGGGCGACGCGGTGTTCTCGCCGAGGCTGGCCGGATTCGTCCTCGACGCGTTCGCGTCCACGGACGCGCCTCCCGTGGACGAGGACCTGGACCGCCTCACCCAGCGCGAGCGCGAGGTGCTGCGCCTGATCGCCCGGGGCTATGCGTACAAGGAGATCGCCAAGCAGCTCTTCATCTCGGTGAAGACGGTGGAGTCGCACGTGTCGGCGGTGCTGAGGAAGCTGCAGCTGTCGAACCGGCACGAACTGACGCGCTGGGCGACGGCTCGCCGGCTGGTCTGAGCACGGCGGACGGCGGCCGTCGGGGGTGGTGACGGCCGCGGCCGTCGGCCGCGAACGCGGCATGACGCGGATGTGTGACGAAACCGCCGCGCACACGCGGCAACCGGGACGGGTCCGGCCCCCTCTAACCGTCCGTGATGAGCCTGACCGGTACTCCCTTCTTCGTGACCTCGATCGTGCTGGCCGTGGTGGCGGTACTGCTGCCCCTCGCACTGTGGAGCAGGGTGCGCGGCCCGGCCCTGGTGCGGGGCGCCGTCCGGCTGGTGATGCTCGGCTTCGCCCAGGCGACCGCGCTCGTGGTCGTGTTCGTCGCCGTCAACAACAGCAATGGCCTGTACGGCAGCTGGGAGGACCTGCTCGGCACCGGCGACCACGTCGAGGCCGCGGCCGACCTGGGCAGGGACGGACTGGGCGGGGTGCGCTTCGCCGACCTCCCGAAGAGCAAGGCCACGTTCCGGCGTGCGACCGACCCGCTCCTGGGCGAGGGCGTCCGGGTCACCGACCTCACGGGGCAGGTGTCGGGCGTCCGCGGCGAGGTGTACGTCTGGCTGCCCCCGCAGTACGACGAACCCGCCTACCGCAACACGAAGTTCCCCGTCGTCGAACTGCTGCCGGGCTACCCGGGTTCGGCGAAGGCGTGGTTCGCCACGCTGAAGGTGCAGGAGCAGCTGCGGCCGAAGATGGAGAGCGGCGAGATCGCCCCGTTCATCCTCGTCGCCCCGCGCACGACCCTGCTCGGCCGGGTCGACACCGGCTGCGCCAACATCCCGGGCCGGATCAACGCCGACAGCTGGCTGAGCGTCGACGTCCGCAAGATGGTGATGGACAACTTCCGCGCCATGCACCGTGCGGAGGGCTGGGCCGTGGCGGGTTACTCCGCGGGCGGCCACTGCGCGGCGAAGCTCGCCGTGGCGCACCCGGACCGCTACCGCGCCGGGGTGAGCCTGTCCGGCTACAACGACCCCGCCGCCGAGAAGGCCTCGCTCGCCGGCCGGGACGGGGAACTGCGCCGCGCCAACGACCCGCTGAGCATTCTGCGCTCCGCGTCGACGCCTCCGCGGACCGCCCTGTTCGTCTCCGGCGCACGCGGCGACGGCTTCGAGTCCGGCCTGGCCCTGCGCTCCGCCGCCAGGACCCCGACGACGGTCGACGTGGTCGAGATCGGCGGCGCGCACGACACCGGTGAATGGCGGAGGCAGGTTCCCGACGTGTTCTTCTGGCTGACCCGCCAGCTCGGCTACGAGCGCGGTACGACGCCGTCAGCGGCCGGCCGCTGACGGCGGCCCGCGGTCCTGCCGGGGGTGAGGCGGGCCGGGCGGACCCCGGCTGCGACGCCGTCCGCTACGCGACCCGCGTCGCTCCGGCGTACGGCATCTGGTCGATCGGCGCGATCCGTACCGGTGCTCCCGGACGGGGGGCGTGGATCATCCGGCCGCCCCCGATGTACAGCCCCACATGCGAGACGCCGGAGTAGAAGAACACCAGGTCCCCCGGTGCGAGCCGGGACCGCGGCACCCGCTGGCCCGCGTTGATCTGGGTGTACGTGGTGCGCGGCAGGGCGACCCCCGCGGAGCGCCAGGCGGCCTGCGTCAGCCCCGAGCAGTCGAAGGCGGACGGGCCCGTCGCACCCCAGACGTACGGCTTGCCGAGGGCCCCGTAGGCGTAGGCGACGGCCTGTGCGGCACGGGGGTTGGGCGCGGCGACGGCGGGCGCGGTGCGGACGGTGTCGCGGTCCGCACGGCCCGCGGCGACGCCGTCCCGTCCGTCGTAGGCGGCGCGCTGACCGGCGGTGAGCCGTGCCAGCAGGGCCTCGGCCGCGGCCAGCTTCTTCCGTACCGCCGCGCGGTGGCGGGCCACTTGCGCCCGCTGCTCCTCCAGCTCGGCCAGCCGCTCGCCGGCCTCGGCGCGCACCTGGTCGAGTTCGCGCATCTGCCGGCGGACCGCGGCGAGCGCCGCGGCCTGACGGTCCCCGACCCGCTCGGTCAGCTCGGCGCCCGCGAGGTACCGGGCCGGGTCGGAGTCGAGGACGAGCCGCAGGGCGGGGTCGAGGCCGCCCGCCCGGTACTGCGCCGCCGCGAAGGAACCCAGGGCGTTGCGTGAGGCGTTCAGGCGCTCGGTGCGCCGCGCGGCCTCGTCGCGGAGTTCCTCGGCCTCCTTCCGTGCCGTCCCGGCCTTCTCCTTCGCCCCGTTGTACTTCTCGGTCTCCGCCTCCGCCTCCTGGTACAGCCGGTCGGCCCTGGCACGGATCTCGTCCGCGGTGGGCACCGGCTCGGCGTGCCCGGCGCCCTCGAAGGCGGTGGCGGTGGCCGCACCGGCGAGCGCGAGGGTGGCGGAGAAGCGAGCGGCGGTGCCGGGAAGCGTGCGCTGCCTCGGCTTGCGGTGCGCTGCCACGGGGGCCAGTCCTTCCGTCGGGGCCCGCCGGTTCGGGTACCGGTGGCGGACCGCACAGGGGGAGCGCTCCACCACCGGCTCCTCCGGCGGGGGCGGCCGGCAGCCGTCCGGGTGCGGACGGTGGTGGAGCCGGCCACCTGGGGGAGGACGCTAAGCCTCGGGGTCACGGCGAAGTGGCGTCATGAACGGAATTGGCAGGAGAAGGACCGCCGGGGTTCGCTTTGCGACCGTACGGCTAGGCTCCGTTGCCATGGACGTACTCATCAATGTCTTCGTCGCCCTGCACATCATCGGTATCGCGGCACTGCTCGGCGGCTTCCTCACCCAGATGAAGGCGATGGGGGCGGGCACGGCTCGCTTCACGCCCGGGATGCTGCACGGTGCGCTGACGATGCTCGTGACGGGTGTGGCACTGGTGGGACTGAACCAGGCGGACGGCCGGCCCGTGAACAACCTCAAGATCGGCATCAAGCTGGCCGTGCTGGTGGTGATCCTGGCGCTGGTCTACGTCAAGCGGGACGAGGAGACGGTGGACAAGCGCGTGTTCGGGGCGGTCGGCGGCCTGACCCTGGCGAACGTCTTCATCGCGACCCTGTGGAGCTGAGCGGTCCGGAAGCGGGGACCTGAGCGGCCCGCGGCCCCGCACGGCGTTCCCTGCCCGCCGAAGTCGGGGCGGCGCCCCCGGGGGGGCCGCGAGGACTCCGTCCGGCGAGGCCCTCCGGGGGCCTGGACGCCCGCCCCTCCCCCTGCGCGGCTCACGCCGCAACCCCCTCTGCCAGGGGCCGTTGCGGCGTGAGCGCGGAACGGGCCGTCCGCGGCGCGTGACCGCTACGCGGGGCGGACGCTGCTGTGGATCGGCATGTAGTAGATCGACTCCTCGCGGACGTTCGCGCCCGGCTTGGGGGCGTGGATCATCTTCCCGTCGCCGATGTAGATCCCGACGTGGCTGATGTCGTCGTAGAAGAAGACCAGGTCACCGGGGAGGAGATCGGCCGTCGCCACGCTCTGCCCGGCCTTCACCTGGTCCCAGGTGGTGCGGGGCAGATCGACGCCCGCCGCCCGCCAGGCCGCCTGGGTGAGTCCGGAGCAG
It contains:
- the guaA gene encoding glutamine-hydrolyzing GMP synthase; amino-acid sequence: MSSASPAAAPDVTNPDVVLVVDFGAQYAQLIARRVREARVYSEIVPSTMPVQEMLARKPAAIILSGGPSSVYAEGAPRLDRALFEAGVPVFGMCYGFQLMAQTLGGTVDNSGAREYGRTDLHVSKSGSTLFEGTPVEQQVWMSHGDACSAAPEGFTVTASTAVVPVAAFENDEKKLYGVQHHPEVMHSTYGQQVLEHFLYRGAGIEPTWTTGNVIEEQVAAIREQVGDKRAICGLSGGVDSAVAAALVQKAIGSQLTCVYVDHGLMRKGETEQVEKDFVAATGVSLKVVDAEQRFLDALAGVSDPEEKRKIIGREFIRVFEQAQAEIVAEAAGEHGEQPVQFLVQGTLYPDVVESGGGTGTANIKSHHNVGGLPEDLEFELIEPLRKLFKDEVRMVGQELGLPEEIVQRQPFPGPGLGIRIVGEVTKERLDLLREADAIAREELTAAGLDRDIWQCPVVLLADVRSVGVQGDGRTYGHPIVLRPVSSEDAMTADWTRMPYDVLAKISTRITNEVADVNRVVLDVTSKPPGTIEWE
- a CDS encoding Uma2 family endonuclease — its product is MSAEISHHWPVPPREGYTVEDLLTLPDLPPHTELIDGSLVFVSPQRYFHSIAVDLLVQGLRSTAPPELKVVREMTVVLDKRNGPEPDVSVVRAAAARSREQTYFQVRDVLLAVEVVSPDSEARDTDTKPHKYAGAGIPYFWRVEMAGDEQPVVHVFELDKESRVYVPGGTFRDRLKVSVPFDIDIDLAGIDRL
- a CDS encoding cupin domain-containing protein; this translates as MTAPASPLVELLGLEPHVEGGWFRETWRTAGSTAPPGYPGERAYATGIYFLLHPGERSRPHRVRSDEVWLWHRGGPLRLHLAGTGDKPDGTATTLVLGPSVESGERPQLLVPAGTWQSAEPAGDEPVLVTCVVAPGFHYEDFALEEG
- a CDS encoding class II aldolase/adducin family protein, whose amino-acid sequence is MTDMPVPEPIPVERLHFAMPPVHESVVDERVYRKQRLAGALRLFARLGYEEGVAGHISVRDPEVPDCFWVNPFGEPFATMTAGSLVLVNGDGQVVLGTRHVNQAAFAVHAAVHRARPGAVAVVHTHSVHGRALAALGELLDPITQEACAFYEDHALYDACTGVTVDVEEGGRVAAALGHHKAVVLRNHGLLTVGDSVDAAAWWFVSMERCAQVQLTARAAGKPVLIDHRQAVAIREQLGGDLVAWINYQPLWRRIAAEEPELMS
- a CDS encoding DoxX family membrane protein; translated protein: MTHVYRTTATYAADGASTNWKERAARYSLLPLRLFLGATFVYAGLDKLFDSAFLSASGTGSIGALMENVRNSSAVPALVDVALKNPEGFGYAMAFGELAVGIGTLLGLLARLAALGGALISLSLWLTVSWQTEPYYYGNDLAYLMAWLPLVLAGASVFSLDAAIAERRRRNR
- a CDS encoding PspC domain-containing protein, which translates into the protein MTQPTAPHTAPPPEHRFPPVLLRRTARHKVVGGVCGGLGRYCDVDPVIFRIAMGVLSVTGGIGLIFYGFAWLLIPLEGEEENEARRALSGRVDGAALAAVLLALLGCGLFLSMLGNDGTLAFSALLSLAVGGAAVWSRRRTAAAPDGGPRDAATAHAVAEAPPEAKAPPTPDSPSWWRDPIVKDGTTGPVATGYLWGPPDASPGAAALPRDRRGAAPARRPRGPRGIAGFVLLLALVAGGLGTGLSWESQPLGTSLQTGLACALAVFGLGLVVGSLLGRIGGGTILLTVVTSVLLVGASVLPKEISTQWMRTEWRPATAAAVAPQYRLGSGMATLDLSRVAVPPEKTVSTVAEVGAGRLRVVVPEDATVRIRARAGVGDVRLPGDPVNDVDVAPDRDRTRTLAPPAGAKPAGTLDLDLAVALGQVEVTRAAS
- a CDS encoding ATP-binding protein, whose translation is MPVAAARPPETEEPAARRLYRSAEGRWLGGVARGLAGHLGLPVIWVRLVFLGLFMADGLGALLYAVFWIAVPLGVGGRSAEPKPVFETAPDGRRRLRKPDKGQLFALVALLIGAVVFVTNIDLGGPANRYVWPVLLTGAGVVLVWRQADNARRAQWTGDDRRRRLLQLARGLAGVALVGMGLTVFVVVRGSAAQLGNVLTAALAVIVGVALLAGPWLVRMTQDLSEERLMRIRAQERAEVAAHVHDSVLHTLTLIQRNADDAGEVRRLARAQERELRNWLYRPEGTGKEEDEEPTTLADAVKRAAAEVEDKHGVPLEVVVVGDCPLDEKLTAQMQAAREAMVNAAKYGGEGGAVQVYAEVEGRTVFVSVRDRGPGFDPDAVPEDRMGVRESIVGRMQRNGGTARLRSVPGGGTEVELEMERADG
- a CDS encoding LuxR C-terminal-related transcriptional regulator; protein product: MTEQTDAAEGTERRVRVVLVDDHRMFRAGVQAEIGRTAETGVEVVGEAADVDQAVTVITATRPEVVLLDVHLPGGGGVEVLRRCAGLVAASEHPVRFLALSVSDAAEDVIGVIRGGARGYVTKTITGADLVDSIFRVQEGDAVFSPRLAGFVLDAFASTDAPPVDEDLDRLTQREREVLRLIARGYAYKEIAKQLFISVKTVESHVSAVLRKLQLSNRHELTRWATARRLV